Genomic segment of Triticum aestivum cultivar Chinese Spring chromosome 6A, IWGSC CS RefSeq v2.1, whole genome shotgun sequence:
AGCTCACCAGATGCTTATTCATTACCTGACATGCTACATACTGAAGCAAGCAAAAATAGCAAAATATAACGTACGGCTTATAGTCGTACCTGTTAAAAGCTCCTTTTCCCTTATTATTTTGGAGAAGAAGTGTCGGCTGCATATACATGTGAATGTGATCTTTCAAGACAGAAGGGCCTACACTGAAACAGTCTTATCAATATAGAAATACAAAAACATGAACAGCCGAATTACAACTTTATTCAGATGCCAGCAAAATCTTCAGATAACTTGTAGTATTGAAGTACATCCAAGAACTGTTATTTTCTCAAAATGTCAACATGGTTTTGGAGTTGTATTCACAAGACAATTTCAGGTCAGAAAATTGGAGTACTGGTCCACAAGGGAGGTGGGTGGGGTGTTTACACAGTGGAACTGTACAGCCTGAAGCTAATAAAATGCAAATTATTGTGGGTTTATGTTTTCCTTCTGAGGCCTCTCCTTATAATCCCGTTTCTTTGAAGCTctttgacaaccatatggctgtCTCTCTTGGAGACGCCTTCCCAGGCCCAAAAGGCTTTAGCAAGATCCCCAGCTCCTGAAGTCTCTCTTGTTGGAGCAACTGGGCACTGAACTCAAGCAAGCCCTCTAGAGCCTCAGCTCGCTGCCGGTAGGACGTCGTGTCAAACCTCTTCTGCCTCCAATCGGACGAACTTCCGACTTGATTATTGTCGATACTGAGCAGGTTCGGATCACGAGTGTTGGTGTGGCTTTCGCTGCCCCCCCGGAGCACTTGGAAAGTGCATTTGTCCTTGGTAATCGATTTGTCAGTGATAGATGGTGGCATGAGCTTCATGATGGGATACAATGGATCTTCAGAGGATGCCAGTGGGAATTCAGCAATTCTGTCGATTCGAGGTGCATTAACTGAAACATCAGGAGACTTCAATTTGGTGAGAATGTTGACGACTCGCCTCTTCTCAGCTGCTTTGAACATGTGTGGGGAAAGTGATGCTCGCCGTGTAGCTTGTATTGTCTGATCCACTGAAGATCCTGATGGGGGAGGCTGATGGTGTCAAAACAACAAAAGGTTAATGCATAATATTTGATCAAAGTACACACAATGCGTCACACATGTACTACACATAATGCTTCACACATGCACTGACTAGGAAAAGGAAGTCTTCAAACATGGGCTTACGAAGGCAGCTAAAAGTAATATCTACATACCTCCTCTTTGTGAGCTGTTCTAGCATGAAATGTTTTTGCAGGTTCTAGCCGTCTCCTAGGAGTAGAGGACGCCCTTCGAGGGGTACGTGCTGGTGATCCTCTTTCTTTTGAATGTTTATCATCCATCGCTTCTTTGACAACTTCGTTGGTGACCTGGACTGGTAACTGACCCATCTGTTGATGAAGCGGTTCTGAACAATCTTTTGCTGTTCTGGTAGACTGAGGAGGGCCATGGTTAGCAGTGGCATTGTCAAGTTCCACAATTCTCTGTGCTTTAAATGAATGACTCTTAACATATTGGGGTTTGCAAGTGTCTTCATCATCAGAAGATGCAGTCTTGTTTTTTTCATGTCTGTTAGGAAGTATAGCTGTGAACATATTGCGAGCCGGACTTGATTTCGATTGGATTTCCAACACATAGGGCTGAAGATGCGGGTGGTTTAGCAGATCCGCAGCCTGAAAATCACAATCAGCATGAGGCAATGAGATGTGCAAATGAGTGCAGAAACTATTCAGTAAAACAAAATAATATGCTCTAGGAAAATGTGACTCATACACTTGGTCTGTGATCCGGATTTCTGCGCAGCATGCTTTTGATGAGGCCCCTACTGCACGGCAGAAAATAAACATGTTACAAACTTTTCAGATGTCATGAATAGCTCAAGAACTTCGTAAGATTAATGCGTTGCAGGTGCTTACAATGCACCCGAATATATAGTCGGTAGAGGAGCGACGACAGACTTGTTAATCTTGTTTATCAGTGTCTGCATATCCTGTTAGGAAAGAAAAATATCTTCTGAAATGCAAATTCTGGTGAAACATCATGTCACAATTTACAGGATGGAACTGTAACTTTTCTTTTGCGGGGAAGAAGGAATTGTAACTTAAAGAGCATATCAACTTACAAATGCTTTGAATGCATGCTTCAGCGCAGTCATCTCATAGATGCAGCATCCTGAAAGCTGCAGATGTTTAGCCAAGAGGAAAATGCGATATTCAGAGCAAGACATGCGACTGAATATTAGATAGGAGTACTTGCCTAGCGACCATATGTCGGACTTGGAGCCGTATGGAATATCAGCAAGAAGCTCAGGGCACATGTAACTGGGAGTTCCTACAACCTTCAGAAGAGACACGGTATATCGAATCATAAGCAACTTATACTAGAAAGAGAAACACCTACCTAcgtacgggttgagcaagaacaaCTTACCGATGAAGCTAAATCATCAGAAGTCAATACTTTAGCCAGCCCAAAATCACCTGTTTCAGACAAGATATATGTTAGGAACAGAACATATCGCCGTCAGTTATTTCAGGTATTTGTCCCTAACTGTTTTTTATCAGAGCATACTTACCGAGCCGTATATTTTGGTCCTTTGTAAGAAATATATTTGAACACTGAAAAAAGCACAGTCCATGGTGAGTAACCGGCTAGGCTTAACTGAAATGAAATGCGAGTATCAGATAAAGGCTACGAATATAGCAACCTTCACATCTCGATGAAGGATATGACTGGCATGCAGGTAATCAAGCGCCATCAGGAGCTGCACAAGCCACACACAGAGTTTCTGCATCCAGAAAAAATGGGCACGGCAACGGGGAAAAGTTCAGTAATCAGAATTTGCAGCTAGGTACTGAAGAACACATATTACAGAGTAGTTGAGCACCTCCTCCGGGAAATGGCTGCCGTTAGCCTTCTTAATGGCCTCTAGCCTGCAAATGCACAGGGGAAAACAGAGAACCACAATTTCGTCACATGTTCCAAATTCAGTTCAGAGCTTACTTCACAAGTTACATATACATACATGTCCCCTCCCTCGCAGTAACCGATCACGATGCACACATAGCAGCCCTGATGACAACAATAAAGACACTCATTTCAGGCGACGGCGGTCACATGAATCCTTCGgttgaaacatttttctttttcttttttgaaagaGAATTTTCTGTAGGAACATTGAAACATGCAAGGAGAGAGCAAGAGCAAAGATTGCTCCTAGGACCCTGCCAATATGCGCAGATGAGAGAAGAGGGGAGGACCGTGCTCACCTTCTCCACCCAAGAATCTCTGTACTCCACAATGTACGGGCTCCTTACTTTCGCAATGAGCTCCATCTGCATGAACAAATTAAATGGTGAATTTCGCGCATTCATCAAAAGGTTAAACAAACCATCTGAATCAAATGCTGACATGTCacaaaaaaagggaagaaagagcTAGACCTCTTGGTGCGCGGATCGACGGCACCTGGCGGTCTGGCGGGCGAGCCGGATCTTCTTCAGGACATACCTGAAACAAGCCATGCTTGAGAGACGCCCCAGGGATTGTGAAGAGCATAAAAGGATGAACAAGCAAGGGTGGAATTGCAATGGAATTGCACCAACCTCTTCTTCTCAACCTTGTGCCTGACCAGGAGCGCAGAGCCAAAGGAGCCCTTCCCAATCTGCTCCAGCACCTCGTactgatccatcttcttcttcttcttcttcttcttcttcttcttcttcttcttcttcttcttcttcttcttcttcttcttcttccctaatCCGATTCAGCCCAAACAGAATGGCTTCCTCCCTGCCGAGAAACAAACGGCCCTGAAAGGGGAATCGCAAGAAAAACACCCAAGGAAAAGATTGGAGAAGATTTCAACGGACCACGCCAAGGACAAAACCGATTCTGGTTAGAATgaagaagagaaaaaccgaagcAAAACTGATGGACGGCAGTAATCGATACCTCGACTGGTGATGAATTGTTGAACAGGCTGTGCTCTTCGTCGCCTTACCTGCCTTCCATTTTTAGGGAGGGAGAAAGCCTGTAGTGCGCTCCGGCTATGGAGGGATGGACGGCCGGCCGTGCTCGCGAGAGCGAGAGGTTTTCAGAGTTTTCAAagcgcggagagagagagagagagagagagagagagagagagagtggtgggGGGCACACACGCGCGGCTGCGTACactgtgttagagagagagagagagagagagagagagagagagagagagatttgacCAAGATTGTTAATGCGAGCCCCGTCCACGGAGCAT
This window contains:
- the LOC123131864 gene encoding serine/threonine-protein kinase Nek3 isoform X2 encodes the protein MDQYEVLEQIGKGSFGSALLVRHKVEKKRYVLKKIRLARQTARCRRSAHQEMELIAKVRSPYIVEYRDSWVEKGCYVCIVIGYCEGGDMLEAIKKANGSHFPEEKLCVWLVQLLMALDYLHASHILHRDVKCSNIFLTKDQNIRLGDFGLAKVLTSDDLASSVVGTPSYMCPELLADIPYGSKSDIWSLGCCIYEMTALKHAFKAFDMQTLINKINKSVVAPLPTIYSGAFRGLIKSMLRRNPDHRPSAADLLNHPHLQPYVLEIQSKSSPARNMFTAILPNRHEKNKTASSDDEDTCKPQYVKSHSFKAQRIVELDNATANHGPPQSTRTAKDCSEPLHQQMGQLPVQVTNEVVKEAMDDKHSKERGSPARTPRRASSTPRRRLEPAKTFHARTAHKEEPPPSGSSVDQTIQATRRASLSPHMFKAAEKRRVVNILTKLKSPDVSVNAPRIDRIAEFPLASSEDPLYPIMKLMPPSITDKSITKDKCTFQVLRGGSESHTNTRDPNLLSIDNNQVGSSSDWRQKRFDTTSYRQRAEALEGLLEFSAQLLQQERLQELGILLKPFGPGKASPRETAIWLSKSFKETGL
- the LOC123131864 gene encoding serine/threonine-protein kinase Nek3 isoform X1; the protein is MDQYEVLEQIGKGSFGSALLVRHKVEKKRYVLKKIRLARQTARCRRSAHQEMELIAKVRSPYIVEYRDSWVEKGCYVCIVIGYCEGGDMLEAIKKANGSHFPEEKLCVWLVQLLMALDYLHASHILHRDVKCSNIFLTKDQNIRLGDFGLAKVLTSDDLASSVVGTPSYMCPELLADIPYGSKSDIWSLGKYSYLIFSRMSCSEYRIFLLAKHLQLSGCCIYEMTALKHAFKAFDMQTLINKINKSVVAPLPTIYSGAFRGLIKSMLRRNPDHRPSAADLLNHPHLQPYVLEIQSKSSPARNMFTAILPNRHEKNKTASSDDEDTCKPQYVKSHSFKAQRIVELDNATANHGPPQSTRTAKDCSEPLHQQMGQLPVQVTNEVVKEAMDDKHSKERGSPARTPRRASSTPRRRLEPAKTFHARTAHKEEPPPSGSSVDQTIQATRRASLSPHMFKAAEKRRVVNILTKLKSPDVSVNAPRIDRIAEFPLASSEDPLYPIMKLMPPSITDKSITKDKCTFQVLRGGSESHTNTRDPNLLSIDNNQVGSSSDWRQKRFDTTSYRQRAEALEGLLEFSAQLLQQERLQELGILLKPFGPGKASPRETAIWLSKSFKETGL